A part of Tardiphaga sp. vice304 genomic DNA contains:
- a CDS encoding SDR family NAD(P)-dependent oxidoreductase yields the protein MSIFDLTGRVAVVTGGNGGIGLGIAQALAAAGCNVSIWGRNAAKNETAAATMAGCVGTVDTQICDVTDTGSVKAAMAATLQKFGRVDGCFANAGIGGGGRHAFIDRTEEQWRTMFATNLDGVFHVFQATARHMTERAEAGDKFGRLVATSSLASIFGTARNEHYAATKAAINALVRALAVELARQGVTANAILPGWIRSDMTQGLMANEKFVANVMPRIPVRRFGEPSDFGGIAVYLMSGASSYHTADTFVIDGGYTAF from the coding sequence ATGAGCATCTTCGATCTCACAGGACGTGTCGCGGTGGTGACCGGCGGCAATGGCGGCATCGGTCTCGGCATCGCGCAGGCTCTGGCTGCGGCCGGATGCAACGTCTCGATCTGGGGCCGCAACGCGGCCAAGAACGAGACTGCCGCTGCGACGATGGCGGGCTGCGTTGGCACGGTCGATACGCAGATCTGCGACGTCACCGACACCGGCTCGGTGAAGGCGGCGATGGCCGCCACGCTGCAAAAGTTCGGACGCGTCGATGGCTGCTTTGCCAATGCCGGGATCGGCGGCGGCGGGCGGCACGCTTTCATCGATCGCACCGAAGAGCAGTGGCGCACCATGTTCGCCACCAATCTCGACGGCGTGTTTCATGTCTTTCAGGCCACCGCGCGGCATATGACCGAGCGCGCCGAGGCCGGCGACAAATTCGGCCGGCTGGTGGCGACGTCGAGCCTCGCTTCTATCTTCGGTACCGCGCGCAACGAGCACTATGCCGCGACCAAGGCCGCGATCAATGCGCTGGTGCGCGCGCTGGCCGTCGAACTGGCGCGGCAGGGCGTGACGGCGAACGCGATCCTGCCGGGCTGGATCAGGAGCGACATGACGCAAGGCCTGATGGCCAACGAGAAGTTCGTCGCCAATGTGATGCCGCGAATTCCCGTGCGCCGGTTCGGCGAGCCTTCGGATTTCGGCGGCATCGCGGTGTATCTGATGAGCGGCGCGTCGTCGTATCATACGGCGGACACGTTCGTGATCGACGGCGGCTACACTGCGTTCTAG
- a CDS encoding HAD family hydrolase: protein MGLFTPTSPAVDTVFFDLDGTLTDPKIGITTSIQYALARFDIAVPTQEELTWCIGPPLHAAFKTLLGTGDADAHRAVEFYRERFSDVGLFENTLYDGIEDALSAVSAPGRRLFVATSKPHVFADRIIDHFGLRSYFGRVFGSELDGTRAHKTDLLRYALDETASDPKRAIMIGDRMHDMIGAANNGIGTIGVLYGYGSREELRDAGAMHLCSAPGEIPGCF, encoded by the coding sequence ATGGGCCTGTTCACGCCGACATCCCCCGCCGTCGACACGGTGTTCTTCGACCTCGACGGCACGCTGACCGATCCGAAGATCGGCATCACCACCTCGATCCAGTATGCGCTGGCCAGGTTCGACATCGCGGTGCCGACGCAGGAGGAACTGACCTGGTGCATCGGCCCACCGCTGCACGCCGCCTTCAAGACTTTGTTGGGAACCGGCGACGCCGACGCGCATCGCGCCGTCGAATTTTATCGCGAACGATTTTCCGACGTCGGACTGTTCGAAAACACGCTGTATGACGGTATCGAGGATGCGCTCAGCGCCGTTTCTGCGCCCGGCCGCCGATTGTTCGTCGCCACCAGCAAGCCGCACGTGTTCGCTGACCGCATCATCGACCATTTCGGCCTGCGTTCGTATTTCGGCCGCGTTTTCGGCTCGGAGCTCGACGGCACCCGCGCCCATAAGACCGACCTGCTGCGCTATGCGCTCGACGAAACCGCCAGCGATCCCAAGCGGGCCATTATGATTGGCGATCGCATGCACGACATGATCGGCGCCGCCAATAACGGCATCGGCACCATCGGCGTGCTGTACGGCTATGGCAGCCGCGAGGAATTACGCGACGCCGGCGCCATGCATCTGTGCAGCGCACCCGGCGAAATTCCGGGCTGCTTCTAG
- a CDS encoding enoyl-CoA hydratase/isomerase, with product MQFKHATLDFDGHVAILTLDHQEVMNAVSMDMLGGLGEALDEIEERKASVRCLVITGAGRAFCTGANLQGRNNSVTKKSGAGASLEIGFHPFLRRLRGLHCPIVTAVNGPAAGAGMSFAMMGDLILCARSSYFLQAFRRIGLVPDCGSTWMLPRLIGKARAVELSLLGEKLPAEKALEWGLINRVHDDAVLMAEAMKLAHELANGPTIALSQIRKLYWDSPENSFEDQINLEVQSQRIAGAAEDFREGVSAFLEKRPAKFTGK from the coding sequence ATGCAGTTCAAACACGCCACGCTCGACTTCGACGGCCACGTCGCGATCCTCACGCTCGACCATCAGGAGGTGATGAACGCCGTGTCCATGGATATGTTGGGCGGGCTCGGCGAGGCGCTGGACGAGATCGAGGAGCGCAAAGCCTCGGTGCGCTGTCTGGTGATTACCGGCGCCGGCCGTGCGTTCTGCACCGGCGCGAACCTGCAGGGCCGCAACAACAGCGTCACCAAGAAGAGCGGCGCCGGCGCTTCGCTGGAGATCGGCTTCCATCCGTTTCTGCGGCGGCTGCGCGGGTTGCATTGTCCGATCGTCACCGCGGTGAACGGTCCCGCCGCGGGTGCGGGCATGAGCTTTGCGATGATGGGCGATCTCATTCTCTGCGCGCGCTCGTCGTATTTTCTGCAGGCCTTCCGCCGCATCGGCCTGGTACCGGATTGCGGCTCGACCTGGATGCTGCCGCGGCTGATCGGCAAGGCGCGCGCGGTGGAGCTGTCGCTGCTCGGCGAGAAGCTGCCGGCCGAGAAGGCGCTGGAATGGGGCCTGATCAACCGCGTCCATGACGATGCCGTCCTGATGGCCGAGGCAATGAAGCTGGCGCATGAGTTGGCCAACGGCCCGACCATCGCGCTGTCGCAGATCCGCAAGCTGTATTGGGACAGCCCGGAGAATTCTTTCGAGGATCAGATCAATCTGGAGGTGCAGTCGCAGCGTATCGCAGGCGCCGCGGAGGATTTCAGGGAAGGCGTCAGCGCGTTTCTCGAGAAACGCCCGGCGAAGTTCACGGGGAAATAG
- a CDS encoding methyl-accepting chemotaxis protein has protein sequence MFATISIRTKISAVVAILLLVMSCMGALAIKQMYGINAATVDIASNWLPSIRTLSELRSATIAYRGVIRSHLLADDDAGRKVQDASIARYTDQIANARKEYEPLITSPEEQALYDEFAKYWSAYVAELVPVLEGSRKGADKAIRDLNLKATKTGMLASAALEKDVELNNRGALLASDRATQDFSLAIKLLIGSVVFAIIVGIVAAIMLVRDVSRGINSIIVPMQALGNGDLAATVPHQGEATEIGKMADTLQVFKLALIDKKAADEAASTDAEVKIERGRRVDGITRAFEAMIGDIVETVSSASNQLEASAGTLTSTAERSQELATAVAAASEEASTNVQSVASATEEMASSVNEISRQVQESATIASQAVEQARKTNDRVSELAKAASRIGDVVELINTIAGQTNLLALNATIEAARAGEAGRGFAVVASEVKALAEQTAKATGEISMQISGIQAATQDSVNAIKEIGDTIGRMSEISSTIASAVEEQGAATQEISRNVQQAAQGTMEVSSNITDVQRGASETGSASSEVLSAAQSLSGESSRLKLDVGKFLSAVRAA, from the coding sequence ATGTTTGCGACCATTTCCATTCGTACCAAGATTTCGGCTGTTGTCGCGATCCTGCTTCTTGTCATGAGCTGCATGGGCGCTCTGGCGATCAAGCAAATGTATGGCATCAACGCCGCGACCGTCGATATCGCCAGCAACTGGTTGCCAAGCATCCGTACCCTCTCGGAATTGCGGTCCGCGACGATCGCCTACCGCGGTGTTATCCGTTCGCACCTTCTGGCAGACGACGACGCCGGCAGAAAGGTCCAGGATGCTTCGATCGCCCGCTACACCGATCAGATCGCAAATGCTCGCAAGGAGTACGAGCCGCTGATTACTTCGCCAGAAGAGCAGGCGTTGTACGACGAGTTTGCCAAGTACTGGAGCGCCTATGTCGCCGAGCTCGTTCCCGTGCTGGAAGGGTCTCGTAAGGGAGCCGACAAGGCGATCCGTGATCTCAACCTGAAGGCCACCAAGACCGGAATGTTGGCCAGCGCCGCCCTCGAAAAGGACGTCGAACTCAACAACAGGGGCGCGTTGCTGGCCAGTGACCGGGCGACGCAGGATTTCAGCCTCGCCATCAAGTTGCTGATCGGATCCGTCGTGTTTGCCATCATCGTCGGCATCGTCGCTGCGATCATGCTGGTTCGAGACGTGTCGCGCGGCATCAATTCGATCATCGTGCCGATGCAGGCGCTGGGCAATGGCGATCTTGCGGCGACCGTGCCGCATCAGGGCGAAGCTACCGAGATCGGCAAGATGGCGGATACGCTGCAGGTCTTCAAGCTGGCGCTGATCGACAAGAAGGCCGCGGACGAAGCGGCCTCGACCGACGCCGAAGTAAAGATCGAGCGCGGTCGTCGCGTCGATGGTATCACCCGCGCCTTCGAAGCCATGATCGGCGACATCGTGGAGACGGTGTCGTCGGCGTCGAACCAGCTCGAGGCCTCCGCCGGCACGCTGACCTCCACCGCCGAGCGTTCGCAGGAATTGGCCACCGCGGTGGCAGCAGCCTCCGAAGAGGCTTCGACCAACGTACAGTCGGTGGCGTCCGCGACGGAAGAAATGGCTTCGTCGGTCAACGAGATCAGCCGTCAGGTGCAGGAGTCGGCGACCATTGCCAGCCAGGCCGTCGAACAGGCGCGCAAGACCAACGACCGGGTCAGCGAACTGGCGAAGGCGGCCTCCCGGATCGGGGACGTTGTCGAACTCATCAACACCATCGCCGGCCAGACCAACCTGCTGGCACTGAATGCGACGATCGAGGCGGCGCGCGCCGGCGAGGCCGGCCGCGGCTTCGCGGTGGTCGCCTCCGAAGTCAAGGCGCTGGCCGAGCAGACCGCCAAGGCGACCGGCGAGATCAGCATGCAGATTTCCGGAATCCAGGCGGCGACGCAGGACTCGGTCAACGCGATCAAGGAGATCGGCGACACCATCGGACGGATGTCGGAAATCTCCTCGACCATTGCTTCGGCCGTCGAAGAGCAGGGAGCGGCCACCCAGGAGATCTCCCGCAACGTCCAGCAGGCCGCGCAGGGCACCATGGAAGTGTCGTCCAACATCACCGACGTGCAACGCGGCGCCAGCGAGACCGGCTCGGCGTCCTCCGAGGTCCTCTCGGCGGCTCAGTCGCTGTCGGGCGAGAGCAGCCGTCTCAAGCTCGATGTCGGCAAGTTCCTCAGTGCGGTCCGCGCCGCGTAA
- a CDS encoding efflux RND transporter permease subunit — MISLVRIALSRPYTFVVLALLLLIVGPLAALRTPTDIFPEIRIPVIGVIWQYTGLPPDQMAGRITTPFQRALTTTVNDIEHISANSYAGFGIVKIFFQPNVDIRTANAQVTAISQTLIRQMPPGATPPLILNYSASTVPIINIALSGEGFNEQQLQDIAFNQLRTQLVTVPGAAIPFPFGGKQRQVTIDLNPGALQSRGLSGQDVANALAAQNLITPVGTQKIGGFEYTINLNNSARRIEELGSLPIKTVNGAMVYVRDVATVRDGNSPQTNIVHVDGSRSVLMQVLKAGSVSTLDIIAGIKQKVIAYRPALPDGIKIAYIGDQSGFVRGAIAGVAIEGAIAALLTSIMILLFLGSWRSTVIIAVSIPLSILGAIIMLSLIGETLNIMTLGGLALAVGILVDDATVTIENINYHLENGKDVEPAILDGANQIVVPAFVSLLCICIVFVPMFFLDGIARFLFVPMAEAVMFAMLWSFLLSRTLVPTMAKYLLQNHVHHAEGERPATRNPLVKFQRGFEARFARFRAGYHGLLDAALGRRPVFVTGFLAVVALSFLLVPFLGRNFFPTVDGGSILMHVRTQVGTRVEETANQFADITKAIRTIVPPDQIETMTDNIGMPVSGINLTYNNTGVIGSQDGDFQIKLVEGHRPTADYVRELREKLPRLFPGVSFAFLPADIVSQILNFGAPAPIDLQIRGANLAANYEYAGKLLNKIRRIPGIADARIQQSPNNPGFNIDVDRTRAQYVGVTERDVTNSLVVNLAGSSQVAPTYYLNPDNGVSYSIVMQTPQYKMDSLGALETLPVTAVGAATAPMLGGIASINRTATNAVVSQYDIQSMVQIYATPQGRDLGAVAKDIYRAIEETKAEVPRGSRVVLLGQVETMNSAFSGLLFGLLGAVVLIYFLIVVNFQSWSDPFVIITALPAALAGIVWMLFATETTMSVPALTGAIMCMGVATANSVLVISFAREHYAMYGDPIAAASQAGFVRFRPVLMTALAMVIGMAPMAMGLGEGGEQNAPLGRAVIGGLIFATIATLMFVPVVFSMVHKKQQPAPEACSPELSHVH, encoded by the coding sequence ATGATCTCGTTGGTACGCATAGCGTTGAGCCGGCCCTATACCTTTGTCGTGCTCGCGCTGCTGCTGTTGATCGTCGGACCGCTCGCAGCGTTGCGTACGCCGACCGACATTTTCCCCGAGATCCGCATCCCCGTGATCGGCGTGATCTGGCAGTATACCGGCCTGCCGCCGGACCAGATGGCCGGGCGCATCACGACGCCGTTCCAGCGCGCGCTGACCACCACCGTCAACGACATCGAACACATCTCGGCGAATTCCTATGCCGGCTTCGGTATCGTCAAGATCTTCTTCCAGCCCAATGTCGATATCCGCACTGCCAACGCCCAGGTCACCGCGATTTCTCAGACGCTGATCCGCCAGATGCCGCCGGGCGCGACACCGCCGCTGATCTTGAACTACTCGGCCTCGACTGTGCCGATCATCAACATCGCGCTGTCCGGCGAAGGCTTCAACGAACAGCAGCTGCAGGACATCGCCTTCAACCAGCTACGCACGCAACTCGTCACCGTGCCGGGGGCGGCGATCCCGTTTCCGTTTGGCGGCAAGCAGCGCCAGGTCACAATCGATCTTAACCCCGGTGCGTTGCAGTCGCGCGGACTGTCCGGCCAGGACGTCGCCAATGCGCTGGCGGCGCAGAACCTGATCACGCCGGTCGGCACGCAGAAGATCGGCGGCTTCGAGTACACCATCAACCTCAACAACTCCGCCCGCCGGATCGAGGAACTCGGCAGCCTGCCGATCAAGACGGTCAACGGCGCCATGGTCTATGTCCGTGACGTCGCCACCGTGCGCGACGGCAACTCGCCGCAGACCAACATCGTGCATGTCGATGGCAGCCGCTCGGTGCTGATGCAGGTGCTCAAGGCCGGCTCTGTGTCAACGCTGGATATCATCGCCGGCATCAAGCAGAAGGTGATCGCCTATCGCCCGGCGCTGCCCGACGGCATCAAGATCGCCTATATCGGCGACCAGTCCGGCTTCGTCCGTGGCGCGATCGCGGGCGTGGCGATCGAAGGCGCCATCGCCGCGCTGCTGACCTCGATCATGATCCTGCTGTTCCTCGGCAGCTGGCGCTCCACGGTGATTATCGCGGTGTCGATCCCGCTCTCGATCCTCGGCGCCATCATCATGCTGTCGCTGATCGGCGAGACGCTCAACATCATGACGCTGGGCGGCTTGGCGCTGGCGGTCGGCATCCTGGTCGACGACGCCACGGTGACGATCGAGAACATCAACTATCACCTGGAGAACGGCAAGGACGTCGAGCCGGCGATTCTTGATGGCGCCAACCAGATCGTGGTGCCGGCCTTCGTCTCGCTGCTGTGCATCTGCATCGTGTTCGTGCCGATGTTCTTTCTCGACGGCATCGCGCGCTTCCTGTTCGTGCCGATGGCCGAAGCCGTGATGTTCGCGATGCTGTGGTCGTTCCTGCTGTCGCGCACGCTGGTGCCGACCATGGCGAAGTATCTGCTGCAGAACCACGTCCATCATGCCGAAGGCGAGCGCCCTGCGACCCGCAATCCGCTGGTCAAATTCCAGCGCGGCTTCGAGGCGCGGTTCGCGCGTTTTCGGGCCGGCTATCACGGCCTGCTGGATGCGGCGCTCGGACGCCGACCGGTATTCGTCACCGGCTTCCTGGCCGTCGTCGCGCTGTCGTTCCTGCTGGTGCCGTTCCTCGGTCGCAACTTCTTCCCGACCGTCGATGGCGGCAGCATCCTGATGCATGTCCGCACCCAGGTCGGCACCCGCGTCGAGGAGACCGCCAACCAGTTCGCCGACATCACCAAGGCGATCCGCACCATCGTGCCGCCGGACCAGATCGAGACCATGACCGACAATATCGGCATGCCCGTCTCGGGCATCAACCTGACCTACAACAACACCGGCGTGATCGGATCGCAGGACGGCGACTTCCAGATCAAGCTGGTCGAAGGCCACAGACCGACGGCGGACTACGTTCGGGAATTGCGGGAAAAGCTGCCGCGGCTGTTCCCGGGCGTCAGCTTTGCGTTCCTGCCCGCCGACATCGTCAGTCAGATCCTGAATTTCGGCGCGCCGGCGCCGATCGACCTGCAGATCCGCGGCGCCAACCTCGCCGCCAACTACGAATATGCCGGCAAATTGCTGAACAAGATCCGTCGCATCCCCGGCATTGCCGACGCCCGCATCCAGCAGTCGCCGAATAATCCCGGCTTCAACATCGATGTCGATCGCACCCGCGCGCAATATGTCGGGGTCACCGAGCGCGACGTCACCAACTCGCTGGTGGTCAATCTCGCAGGCTCCTCGCAGGTCGCGCCGACCTACTATCTCAACCCCGACAACGGCGTTTCCTATTCGATCGTGATGCAGACGCCGCAGTACAAGATGGATTCGCTGGGCGCGCTGGAGACGCTGCCGGTCACCGCCGTGGGTGCCGCCACCGCGCCGATGCTCGGCGGCATCGCCAGCATCAATCGTACGGCCACCAATGCCGTGGTGTCGCAATACGACATCCAGTCGATGGTGCAGATCTACGCCACGCCGCAGGGCCGCGACCTGGGCGCGGTCGCAAAGGATATCTACAGGGCGATCGAGGAGACCAAGGCGGAGGTGCCGCGCGGCAGCCGCGTGGTGCTGCTCGGCCAGGTCGAGACCATGAACTCGGCGTTCTCCGGCCTGCTGTTCGGCCTGCTCGGCGCCGTCGTGCTGATCTATTTCCTCATCGTGGTCAACTTCCAGTCGTGGTCGGATCCGTTCGTGATCATCACGGCATTGCCGGCGGCGCTTGCCGGCATCGTCTGGATGCTGTTTGCCACCGAGACGACCATGTCGGTGCCGGCCTTGACCGGGGCCATCATGTGCATGGGCGTCGCCACCGCCAATTCGGTGCTGGTGATCTCGTTCGCCCGGGAACATTATGCCATGTATGGCGATCCGATCGCTGCGGCGTCGCAGGCCGGTTTCGTCCGGTTCCGCCCGGTGCTGATGACGGCGCTGGCGATGGTCATCGGCATGGCGCCGATGGCGATGGGGCTGGGCGAGGGCGGCGAACAGAACGCGCCGCTCGGCCGCGCCGTGATCGGCGGCCTGATTTTTGCTACGATTGCAACGCTGATGTTCGTGCCGGTGGTGTTCAGCATGGTCCACAAGAAGCAGCAGCCCGCGCCAGAGGCATGCTCGCCGGAGTTGTCGCATGTCCACTGA
- a CDS encoding enoyl-CoA hydratase-related protein — MALQFSTVTRQGPITIVTLSRPEVYNALHTDAHNELHDVFNDFASDPEQWVAIVTGAGDKAFCAGNDLKWQAAGGKRGWNTSGFAGLTARFDCDKPIIAAVNGVAMGGGFEVALSCDLIIASENATFALPEPKVGLAAMAGGLHRLPRQIGLKRAMGMILTGRHVKAQEGFELGFVNEVVPQGEALTAAIRWAETIAKNSPMSIRASKQVMQKGSNVSLEQAIAEQRDYPAVKAMVASQDYIEGPKAFAEKRAPDWKGK; from the coding sequence ATGGCATTGCAATTCTCGACCGTGACCCGTCAGGGCCCGATCACCATCGTCACGCTGTCGCGGCCGGAAGTGTACAACGCGCTGCACACCGACGCGCATAATGAGTTGCACGACGTCTTCAACGATTTCGCCAGCGATCCCGAGCAGTGGGTGGCTATCGTCACCGGCGCCGGCGACAAGGCGTTCTGCGCCGGCAACGACCTGAAATGGCAGGCCGCCGGCGGCAAGCGCGGCTGGAATACTTCGGGCTTCGCCGGCCTCACCGCGCGGTTCGATTGCGACAAGCCTATCATCGCCGCCGTCAATGGCGTCGCGATGGGCGGCGGCTTCGAAGTCGCGTTGTCCTGCGACCTCATCATCGCATCGGAGAACGCGACCTTCGCGCTGCCGGAGCCGAAGGTAGGCCTTGCCGCGATGGCCGGCGGCCTGCACCGGCTGCCGCGCCAGATCGGCCTGAAGCGCGCGATGGGCATGATCCTCACCGGCCGCCATGTGAAGGCGCAGGAGGGTTTCGAACTCGGCTTCGTCAATGAAGTTGTGCCGCAGGGCGAAGCGCTGACGGCCGCAATCCGCTGGGCCGAGACGATTGCCAAGAACTCGCCGATGTCGATCCGCGCCTCGAAGCAGGTGATGCAAAAGGGCTCGAACGTATCGCTCGAACAGGCGATCGCCGAGCAGCGCGACTATCCGGCGGTGAAGGCGATGGTGGCGTCGCAGGATTATATCGAGGGACCGAAGGCGTTTGCGGAGAAGCGCGCGCCGGACTGGAAGGGCAAGTAG
- a CDS encoding acetyl-CoA acetyltransferase, with the protein MTNTPEHRIPVIVGVGEFSDHPSELTAGLEPLALIEQALKRAEQDAGAKLLSEIDSLDIVNFLSWRYSDPARQLSERLGIAPTQAHYGPVGGESPIRFIHEAAKRIARGEATVAAICGAEAQSTATKAERAGVTLPWTPFAHDAPEPLRGANYQKPMATTLGVAKPVTVYPFYEAASAAHWGQTPRQALAESGELWSRYSAVAAQNPQAWLKHAYAPEEITTPTSDNRLIAWPYTKLMVANPMVNQAAAILVTSLAKARAAGIAEDRMVYIHGGASAEEPRDYLDRDQYVESHAQNAVLKAAMALADGNAFDAIELYSCFPVVPKMARRTLKLGADVQPTVAGGLTFFGAPLNDYMAHAACAMVRKLRAGAQLGLLYGQGGFVTKHHALVLSRQAGEALAQDTSVQAEADRQRGALPAFVTQASGTGTVESFTVIFGRNNVAEHGVVILRTADNARALARVPVQDTATLAHLLDMDRSPVGSRGAISAAADGVLEWKVG; encoded by the coding sequence ATGACCAATACTCCCGAGCACCGCATCCCCGTCATCGTCGGCGTCGGCGAATTCTCCGATCACCCCAGCGAGCTCACCGCCGGGCTCGAGCCGCTGGCGCTGATCGAACAGGCGCTGAAGCGCGCCGAGCAGGACGCCGGCGCAAAGCTGCTTTCCGAGATCGACTCGCTCGACATCGTCAATTTCCTGAGCTGGCGCTACAGCGATCCCGCCAGGCAGTTGAGCGAACGGCTCGGCATCGCGCCAACCCAGGCGCATTACGGCCCGGTCGGCGGCGAGAGCCCGATCCGCTTCATCCATGAGGCTGCCAAGCGCATCGCGCGCGGCGAAGCCACGGTCGCCGCGATCTGCGGCGCCGAGGCGCAATCGACGGCGACCAAGGCCGAGCGCGCCGGCGTCACGCTGCCGTGGACGCCGTTCGCCCATGACGCACCGGAGCCGCTACGCGGCGCCAATTATCAGAAGCCGATGGCGACCACGCTCGGCGTCGCCAAGCCGGTCACCGTGTATCCGTTCTATGAGGCCGCCTCGGCCGCGCATTGGGGCCAGACGCCGCGCCAGGCACTCGCGGAATCCGGCGAGCTGTGGTCGCGCTACTCGGCGGTGGCCGCGCAAAATCCGCAAGCCTGGCTGAAGCACGCCTATGCGCCGGAGGAGATCACCACGCCGACCTCGGACAACCGTCTGATCGCCTGGCCCTATACCAAGCTGATGGTGGCCAATCCGATGGTCAACCAGGCGGCGGCGATCCTCGTCACCAGTCTGGCGAAAGCGCGCGCGGCCGGCATCGCCGAGGATCGCATGGTCTACATCCACGGCGGCGCCTCGGCGGAGGAGCCGCGCGACTATCTCGACCGCGACCAGTATGTCGAGAGCCACGCGCAGAATGCCGTGCTGAAAGCGGCGATGGCGCTGGCGGATGGCAATGCCTTCGATGCGATCGAGCTGTACAGCTGCTTCCCCGTGGTGCCGAAGATGGCGCGCCGCACGCTGAAACTCGGCGCGGACGTACAGCCGACCGTGGCCGGTGGCCTCACCTTCTTCGGCGCGCCGCTCAACGACTACATGGCGCATGCGGCCTGCGCGATGGTGCGGAAGCTGCGCGCCGGCGCGCAGCTCGGGCTGCTCTACGGGCAGGGTGGCTTCGTCACCAAGCACCATGCGCTGGTGCTGTCGCGACAGGCCGGCGAGGCCCTGGCGCAGGATACTAGCGTCCAGGCGGAAGCGGATCGCCAACGCGGGGCCTTGCCGGCGTTCGTGACGCAGGCTTCGGGGACCGGCACGGTGGAGAGTTTCACGGTGATCTTTGGCCGCAACAACGTCGCCGAACATGGCGTCGTCATCCTCCGCACCGCCGACAACGCGCGGGCGCTGGCACGGGTGCCGGTGCAGGACACAGCCACGCTGGCGCATCTGCTGGACATGGACCGCTCGCCGGTAGGCTCGCGCGGGGCGATCAGCGCCGCGGCCGATGGCGTGCTGGAGTGGAAGGTCGGGTAG
- a CDS encoding efflux RND transporter periplasmic adaptor subunit, with product MSTDLKQPSRRKLGLIGVIGLVAAGAVVVTGIMARAKTDSELKTWTDAQAIPSVAVAPADARTLNATLDLPGRLEAYSRAPIYARVSGYVASWSADIGKQVKAGEVLAEIEAPDLDQQLVQARADLVSQQSSARLSEATLNRRKSLVASNFVSAQEIDERSADLANKRAAVNSGTANVERLEALAGYKKVTAPFDGVITQRNTDVGALISGGTGTGLAMFVVSDITKLRVYVDVPQTYVPAIQMGAKAVITVPDYPNRTFQATLEASSQSVDVASGTARMQLALDNPKGELLPGGYANVKMSLARDAAPLHIPASALIFNKDGTRVATVTPGDKILFKTVVIARDLGREIELASGIAADDRIVTTPPDGLRDGDPVRVSNPSKTDKPATASEKQDAKG from the coding sequence ATGTCCACTGATCTGAAGCAGCCGTCCCGCCGCAAGCTTGGCCTCATTGGGGTCATCGGGCTGGTGGCCGCGGGCGCGGTCGTGGTGACCGGCATCATGGCGCGCGCCAAGACCGATAGCGAGTTGAAGACCTGGACCGATGCGCAGGCTATTCCCAGCGTCGCGGTGGCGCCGGCCGACGCACGGACGCTCAACGCCACGCTCGATTTGCCGGGCCGGCTGGAGGCCTATTCGCGGGCGCCGATCTATGCCCGCGTCAGCGGCTATGTCGCCAGCTGGAGCGCCGACATAGGCAAGCAGGTCAAGGCCGGTGAGGTGCTCGCCGAGATCGAGGCGCCGGACCTCGACCAGCAGCTCGTGCAGGCCCGCGCCGATCTGGTCAGCCAGCAATCCAGCGCGCGATTGTCGGAGGCGACGCTGAACCGCCGCAAGTCGCTGGTGGCCTCGAACTTCGTCTCGGCGCAGGAAATTGACGAACGCAGCGCCGACCTCGCCAACAAGCGGGCCGCGGTGAATTCCGGGACCGCCAATGTCGAGCGGCTGGAGGCGCTGGCCGGCTACAAGAAAGTCACCGCGCCGTTCGACGGCGTCATCACCCAGCGCAATACCGACGTCGGCGCGCTGATCTCCGGCGGCACCGGCACGGGTCTGGCGATGTTCGTGGTATCCGACATCACCAAGCTGCGCGTCTATGTCGATGTGCCGCAGACCTATGTGCCGGCCATCCAGATGGGCGCGAAGGCGGTCATCACCGTGCCGGATTATCCGAACCGCACCTTTCAGGCCACGTTAGAGGCTTCGTCGCAATCGGTCGACGTCGCCTCCGGTACCGCGCGGATGCAGCTCGCGCTCGACAATCCGAAGGGCGAGTTGCTGCCCGGCGGCTACGCCAATGTGAAGATGAGCCTTGCCCGAGACGCCGCGCCGTTGCACATCCCGGCCAGCGCGCTGATCTTCAACAAGGACGGCACACGGGTCGCCACCGTGACGCCCGGCGACAAGATCCTGTTCAAGACGGTCGTCATCGCGCGCGACCTCGGCCGCGAGATCGAACTGGCCTCCGGCATTGCCGCCGATGACCGCATCGTCACCACGCCCCCCGACGGCCTCCGCGACGGCGATCCGGTGCGGGTGTCGAACCCGTCGAAGACCGACAAGCCGGCCACGGCGTCCGAGAAGCAGGACGCGAAGGGCTGA